The Rhodospirillales bacterium genome contains the following window.
AAAATCGGTCGCGTTCGGATCGTAGAACTGCACTTGCGTCACCACCGCGTTGCCGTCGGCGGCCGCCTGGCGCAGCGCGGCGACGACCGCGCGGCCGTAGTCGTTGTCGGGCGCGAGCGCGGCGAAGCGGACGAAGCCGCGCGCGCGGGCGTAGCCGACGACCCGGCGCACCTCGGATTCGGGCTGGAAGCCGAGGATGTAGGCGCCGTCGCCGGCGGCGGCGCGGTCGGAGGAAAACGCCACCACCGGTACCCGCGCGACGCGCGCCACCGGCGCGACCGCCCGCACGCTTTGCGCCAGCAGCGGCCCGAGAATCAACTGCGCGCCGTCGGCGATCGCTTCCTGGGCCGCGCGTTGCGCGCTTTCGGGCGAATCGCCGGTGCCGTGAACGACGATCTCGAATTTTTCGTCGGCCCAATCGAACAGCGCCATTTGCGCCGCGTTCAGCATAGCTTGGCCGAGGGACGCGTTCGCGCCGGCGAGCGGCACCAGAAGTCCGACCCGGACCGCGCCCGGAATCGGCGGCGGCGGCGCCACGGCGGGAGCTTCGGGCGCGGCTTCGTCCGGCTGGCCCGGCGCGGTCGGCCGCGACAGCAAGGGGGCGAGCGACGGTGTCGCGGGTTGCGCCGGGCGAACCGCCGGGCTCGACGCGACCGGCGGCGCGGCCGGGGACGCGGTGGGAGGCGCCGGCCGAACGGCCGGCGCGTCTTGCTTCGCCGGACCCGGCCTGGGAGACTCGCAGCCCCAGAGCACACCCGCGGCGAGCACCCCAAGGACGGAGGGCCATGCGGCCATCAGGCGGCGATTACGGAAAAAGCGCATCGGCTCTCCTCCCCGGCGGACTCTATCTGGTGGCGACGCCGATCGGCAATCTCCGCGACGTGAGCCTCCGGGCGCTCGACACCCTCGCCGGCGCGGGCGCGATCGCCTGCGAGGACACGCGCGTCACC
Protein-coding sequences here:
- a CDS encoding penicillin-binding protein activator: MRFFRNRRLMAAWPSVLGVLAAGVLWGCESPRPGPAKQDAPAVRPAPPTASPAAPPVASSPAVRPAQPATPSLAPLLSRPTAPGQPDEAAPEAPAVAPPPPIPGAVRVGLLVPLAGANASLGQAMLNAAQMALFDWADEKFEIVVHGTGDSPESAQRAAQEAIADGAQLILGPLLAQSVRAVAPVARVARVPVVAFSSDRAAAGDGAYILGFQPESEVRRVVGYARARGFVRFAALAPDNDYGRAVVAALRQAAADGNAVVTQVQFYDPNATDFSDLIRRFANYDARRQALLAQKKELEGRDDEISKRALARLERMQTLGELPFDALLLPDGGQRLQAIAALLPFFDIDPAKIRMLGTGRWDQAQLGAEPALVGGWYPAPPPQTRASFEQRYRQAFGAAPPRLATLAYDAGALAAVLARGERGADFSPAALTQSSGFAGSDGIFRLRPDGGNERGLAVLQVLANGTRVVSPAPESFRN